In Deinococcus sp. QL22, the following are encoded in one genomic region:
- the ispG gene encoding flavodoxin-dependent (E)-4-hydroxy-3-methylbut-2-enyl-diphosphate synthase, translated as MSPARRQTVTAWVGHVPVGSQHPVVVQSMTNTDTADAEGTAIQIAQLVRAGSELVRVTVNTREAAAAIPEIVARLAEVGINVPIVGDFHYNGHILLREFPETARLLAKYRINPGNVGAGQHHDANFATMIEVAKEFDKPVRIGVNWGSLDQQVLARLMDQNALAGSPKTATDVMIDAMVVSALESAAYAEELGLAHDKILISVKVSSAPELWQVYRQLAALCDYPLHLGLTEAGMGMKGIVASSVALAPLLTEGIGDTIRVSLTPEPGASRKLEVEVAQQILQSLGIRQFLPQVTSCPGCGRTTSIFFQELAQKIQDYIRDTMPDWKAKYPGVEDMQVAVMGCIVNGPGESKHANIGISLPGTGEDPRAPVYQDGKLLTTLRGLRIAEDFQALMEKYVEQRYGQQTADV; from the coding sequence ATGAGTCCTGCACGCCGCCAAACCGTCACCGCTTGGGTGGGCCATGTCCCTGTGGGCAGCCAGCATCCGGTGGTGGTGCAGTCGATGACCAACACCGACACCGCCGACGCCGAGGGCACCGCTATTCAGATTGCTCAGTTGGTGCGGGCAGGCTCCGAACTGGTGCGCGTGACTGTGAACACCCGTGAGGCCGCCGCCGCCATTCCCGAAATCGTGGCGCGTCTGGCAGAAGTGGGCATCAACGTGCCCATCGTCGGGGATTTCCACTACAACGGCCACATCTTGCTGCGCGAGTTTCCCGAAACGGCGCGGCTGCTCGCCAAATACCGCATCAACCCCGGCAATGTGGGCGCGGGCCAGCACCACGACGCCAACTTTGCCACCATGATCGAGGTCGCCAAGGAGTTCGATAAACCCGTGCGGATCGGGGTGAACTGGGGCAGTCTGGATCAGCAGGTGTTGGCCCGCCTGATGGATCAGAACGCCCTCGCAGGCAGTCCCAAGACCGCCACCGACGTGATGATTGACGCGATGGTTGTTTCGGCGCTGGAGAGTGCCGCCTATGCCGAAGAACTGGGCCTCGCACACGACAAAATTCTGATTTCGGTCAAGGTCAGTAGCGCCCCTGAACTCTGGCAGGTCTACCGCCAGTTGGCCGCGCTCTGCGACTACCCCCTGCACCTCGGCCTCACCGAAGCGGGCATGGGCATGAAGGGCATCGTGGCAAGCAGCGTGGCCCTCGCGCCGCTACTCACTGAAGGCATTGGCGACACGATTCGCGTAAGCCTGACGCCGGAGCCGGGGGCCAGCCGTAAATTGGAGGTGGAGGTGGCCCAGCAGATTTTGCAGAGCCTCGGCATCCGCCAGTTTTTGCCGCAGGTTACGAGTTGCCCCGGCTGCGGGCGCACCACCTCTATCTTTTTTCAGGAGTTGGCCCAGAAGATTCAGGACTATATCCGCGACACCATGCCTGACTGGAAGGCCAAATATCCGGGTGTAGAGGATATGCAGGTGGCGGTCATGGGCTGCATCGTCAACGGCCCCGGCGAGAGCAAGCACGCCAACATCGGGATTTCTCTCCCCGGTACCGGAGAAGACCCCCGCGCCCCCGTTTATCAGGACGGCAAACTGCTGACCACCCTGCGCGGCCTCCGCATTGCCGAGGACTTTCAGGCACTCATGGAAAAGTATGTGGAGCAGCGGTACGGTCAGCAAACAGCCGACGTGTGA
- a CDS encoding alpha-amylase family glycosyl hydrolase, with the protein MTQTPAFASILSAQHDHTPAYTSQLGAARGERVIVRMRTSLPVTAVRLRVVQVGEIESFAAREVDGLTGEGRWFEAELPVHSDRVRYAWTLDLPGDHLNLTALGLHHTRRGFRNWFQYLAGHSAPEWAWRSVFYQIFPDRFRNGDPANDVQTGEYIYEGRPVEHVEWNTPVDAHGDIHAHYGGDLNGVTQALPYLTELGINALWLTPIFVSPSNHRYDITDYRRVDPHLGGEAAWDELAQATEAAGVKLVLDGVFNHMGNENALFQAALQDEAAPERGLFTWRDTPGKPPYHAFFDVPTLPKIDYRNELAVQEFLSGEESVVRHWLRRGAAGWRLDVAHMIGTGGTDEDNLPLHRALKSAARQEKADAFIFGERFFDPEHALDGQGEDSAMNYHGFGLPVMQWLSGATYFSEPSQLAGPEVAEILWDAYHALPPQVGLSMVNLLESHDIGRAMYRVGNDRTRFLAAFTLLMGYAGVPCTYYGSEVGVTQSRAGNMPWCREPMPWDEADWDTDLRAKVKALIHVRRNTHALQEGNLRFLHAEADAIAYLREYTHADGRTERATVIASRRTESHQVTLKLPAGEWRDALTGEVLQGGEMTLNAVSGRLLLQG; encoded by the coding sequence ATGACCCAGACCCCTGCTTTTGCTTCCATCCTGAGCGCCCAGCACGACCACACGCCCGCCTATACCTCGCAGTTGGGGGCGGCGCGGGGCGAACGCGTGATCGTGCGAATGAGAACCAGCCTGCCCGTGACGGCGGTGCGCCTGCGTGTGGTACAGGTGGGCGAAATCGAGAGCTTTGCGGCGCGGGAAGTGGACGGACTGACTGGTGAGGGCCGCTGGTTCGAGGCCGAGCTTCCCGTGCACAGTGACCGCGTGCGCTATGCATGGACGCTGGATCTGCCCGGCGACCACCTGAACCTGACCGCGCTGGGGCTGCACCACACCCGCCGGGGCTTCCGCAACTGGTTTCAGTATCTGGCCGGCCACAGCGCTCCCGAATGGGCCTGGCGCAGCGTGTTCTACCAGATCTTCCCTGACAGATTCCGCAACGGCGACCCTGCCAACGATGTGCAAACTGGGGAATACATCTACGAGGGCCGCCCGGTGGAGCATGTGGAATGGAACACCCCAGTAGACGCGCACGGCGACATTCACGCGCATTACGGCGGCGACCTGAACGGCGTGACGCAGGCTCTGCCGTACCTGACCGAATTGGGCATCAACGCTCTGTGGCTCACGCCCATTTTCGTGTCGCCCTCCAACCACCGTTACGACATCACCGATTACCGCCGGGTAGACCCCCATTTGGGCGGCGAGGCAGCGTGGGATGAACTGGCGCAGGCCACCGAAGCCGCAGGTGTGAAGCTGGTGCTGGACGGCGTGTTTAACCATATGGGCAATGAGAATGCACTGTTTCAGGCGGCGCTGCAGGATGAAGCGGCCCCCGAACGCGGCCTGTTTACGTGGCGCGACACTCCTGGCAAGCCCCCGTATCACGCCTTTTTTGATGTGCCGACCCTACCCAAAATTGACTACCGCAATGAACTGGCCGTGCAGGAATTCCTGAGCGGTGAAGAAAGTGTGGTACGCCACTGGTTGCGGCGCGGGGCGGCGGGCTGGCGGTTGGACGTGGCCCATATGATCGGCACAGGCGGCACCGACGAGGACAACTTGCCTCTGCACCGCGCCCTGAAATCGGCGGCTCGGCAGGAAAAGGCTGACGCCTTCATTTTCGGTGAGCGCTTTTTTGACCCCGAACACGCGCTGGACGGTCAGGGCGAGGACAGCGCCATGAACTATCACGGCTTCGGCCTGCCCGTGATGCAGTGGCTAAGTGGGGCCACCTACTTTTCGGAACCCAGTCAGTTGGCGGGGCCGGAAGTGGCCGAAATCCTCTGGGATGCCTACCACGCGCTGCCGCCGCAGGTGGGCCTGAGCATGGTGAACCTGCTGGAATCGCACGATATCGGGCGGGCCATGTACCGGGTAGGCAATGACCGCACGCGCTTTCTGGCCGCCTTTACGCTGCTGATGGGTTACGCGGGCGTGCCCTGCACCTACTACGGCTCAGAAGTGGGCGTGACCCAGAGCCGCGCCGGAAACATGCCGTGGTGCCGCGAGCCGATGCCCTGGGACGAGGCCGATTGGGACACCGATTTACGCGCCAAAGTGAAGGCCCTGATTCATGTTCGCCGCAATACCCACGCCCTGCAAGAAGGCAATCTACGGTTTCTGCACGCCGAGGCCGATGCCATCGCCTATTTGCGCGAATACACCCACGCCGATGGCCGCACCGAACGCGCCACCGTAATTGCCAGCCGCCGCACCGAATCACATCAGGTCACGCTAAAGCTACCTGCCGGAGAATGGCGGGACGCGCTGACGGGCGAGGTGCTGCAGGGGGGAGAAATGACGCTGAATGCGGTGAGCGGGCGGTTGCTGCTTCAGGGCTGA
- a CDS encoding ABC transporter ATP-binding protein produces MFKSFRNAQGADTRVLDDIDLDIRKGEFFSLLGPSGCGKTTLLRILAGFEQPDAGAVLIGGRDMTGVPPNLRPVNTVFQSYALFPHLSVYDNVAFGLRQKGIGGAALRDRVGRAMETVRIGDFGTRKPDNLSGGQRQRVALARAIVNEPEVLLLDEPLSALDLKLRKELQVELSNLQETLGMTFVFVTHDQEEALVMSDRIAVMNRGRVEQLGKAEDLYERPRTAFVANFLGQSNLIPGKVQEVTPSGAVVLTEHGLLRTVYGANLSVGREVMLSIRPEKLRMERDDETEGNEVRARVDDIVYTGAENQYLLEANGQRLVAFQLNSDIGADEDFDYEEEVALYLPPASLVILEEG; encoded by the coding sequence GTGTTCAAAAGCTTCCGCAACGCGCAGGGCGCAGACACGCGGGTACTGGACGACATCGACCTCGATATTCGTAAGGGCGAGTTTTTTAGTCTGCTGGGGCCGAGCGGCTGCGGCAAAACGACCCTGCTGCGAATTCTGGCGGGCTTCGAGCAACCTGACGCGGGCGCCGTCCTGATCGGTGGGCGCGATATGACGGGTGTGCCGCCGAATCTTCGCCCGGTCAACACTGTGTTCCAAAGTTACGCGCTCTTCCCGCACCTCAGCGTCTACGACAATGTGGCGTTTGGGCTGCGGCAAAAAGGCATCGGCGGCGCAGCCCTGCGTGACCGGGTGGGCCGGGCCATGGAAACCGTGCGGATCGGAGATTTCGGTACGCGCAAGCCCGATAACCTGTCGGGTGGCCAGCGGCAGCGGGTGGCCCTGGCCCGCGCCATCGTCAATGAGCCGGAAGTCCTGCTGCTCGATGAACCGCTCTCGGCCCTCGATTTGAAGCTGCGAAAGGAATTGCAGGTGGAACTCTCCAACTTGCAAGAAACGCTGGGCATGACCTTTGTGTTCGTCACGCACGATCAGGAAGAAGCGCTGGTGATGAGTGACCGGATCGCGGTGATGAACCGGGGCCGCGTGGAGCAACTCGGCAAGGCGGAAGACCTGTACGAGCGCCCCCGCACGGCATTTGTGGCCAACTTTCTGGGCCAGAGCAATCTGATTCCCGGCAAGGTGCAGGAAGTGACGCCCAGCGGCGCAGTCGTCCTGACCGAACACGGCCTGCTGCGAACCGTGTACGGCGCGAACCTGAGCGTGGGCCGCGAAGTCATGCTGTCTATTCGCCCCGAAAAGCTGCGGATGGAGCGCGACGACGAAACCGAAGGCAACGAGGTTCGCGCCCGCGTGGACGACATCGTGTACACCGGGGCCGAAAACCAGTATTTGCTGGAAGCCAATGGTCAGCGCCTTGTGGCCTTCCAACTGAACTCGGATATCGGGGCCGATGAGGATTTTGACTATGAGGAAGAAGTGGCGCTGTATCTGCCGCCCGCCAGCCTCGTGATTCTGGAGGAAGGCTGA
- a CDS encoding M55 family metallopeptidase, whose protein sequence is MKVVISVDMEGVCGVASWVQVSPPEFGGLVNGTEYQAARERMTREAVAAAEGAFAGGATEVLINDSHDTMRNLLPELLPDVPGLTFTSGNDKPLSMVQGVQEPGTAALLFVGYHARAGSPRGPLAHTWNGFIRDVRINGLSTGEYGLNALLAGQYGVPVVFAAGDDVAIAEILAELGEQVVGVAVKEGLSTFAAVHLHPAEAQRRIRAGAEAGVRAAAQATPYTTRWPAQTQLSFDHQARADQCERVPGIMRVDAVTVAWQSPDAYHLFQTFRLLATVAQVRLNG, encoded by the coding sequence ATGAAAGTTGTGATCAGTGTGGACATGGAAGGCGTGTGCGGCGTGGCCAGTTGGGTGCAGGTCAGCCCCCCAGAATTTGGCGGACTGGTCAACGGCACCGAATATCAGGCGGCCCGCGAACGGATGACGCGGGAAGCGGTGGCCGCCGCCGAGGGCGCTTTTGCGGGCGGGGCCACCGAAGTCCTGATCAACGACAGCCACGACACGATGCGCAATCTGCTGCCTGAACTGCTCCCCGACGTACCCGGCCTGACCTTTACCAGTGGCAACGACAAACCGCTGAGCATGGTGCAGGGCGTACAGGAACCGGGCACGGCGGCGCTGCTGTTCGTGGGCTATCACGCCCGCGCAGGCAGCCCACGCGGCCCGCTGGCACACACCTGGAACGGCTTTATTCGGGATGTCAGAATCAATGGCCTGTCTACGGGCGAATACGGCCTGAATGCTTTGTTGGCCGGACAATACGGTGTGCCTGTGGTGTTTGCCGCCGGAGACGACGTAGCCATAGCCGAGATTCTGGCCGAATTGGGAGAACAGGTGGTCGGGGTGGCCGTCAAAGAGGGCCTGAGTACCTTTGCCGCCGTGCATCTGCATCCCGCCGAGGCCCAGCGCCGCATCCGGGCCGGAGCGGAGGCAGGCGTGCGGGCGGCAGCGCAGGCCACGCCGTACACCACGCGCTGGCCCGCACAGACTCAGCTCAGTTTCGATCATCAGGCCCGCGCCGATCAGTGCGAACGGGTGCCCGGCATCATGCGGGTGGACGCGGTCACGGTGGCCTGGCAAAGCCCGGACGCCTATCACCTGTTTCAGACCTTCCGGCTGCTGGCAACGGTGGCGCAGGTGCGGCTGAACGGCTAG
- the map gene encoding type I methionyl aminopeptidase, with product MSRVALKSAREIEAMRRAGALVADTFRVLDPFVKPGVTLAELDRIAEEHIRKGGAVPAYLGYGPKANPFPGTICASVNEVICHGIPDGRVLEEGDIIGVDIGVLMNGLYGDACYTYTVGNVSAEVQGLVDTTREALAAGLEVVRPNARTGDIGHAIQTLAEGRGYGVVREYTGHGIGKRLHEEPTIYHHGARYTGLKLQPGMVFTIEPMINLGRPETRLLPDGWTVVTADKKPSAQFEHTLVVTAKGHEILTL from the coding sequence ATGAGTCGAGTGGCCCTGAAATCTGCCCGTGAAATCGAAGCCATGCGCCGTGCGGGGGCGCTGGTGGCCGATACGTTCCGGGTGCTTGACCCGTTCGTGAAGCCCGGCGTGACGCTGGCCGAGCTGGACCGGATTGCCGAAGAACACATCCGCAAGGGCGGCGCGGTTCCGGCTTATCTGGGCTACGGCCCCAAAGCCAACCCCTTCCCGGGCACCATCTGCGCCAGTGTCAACGAGGTCATCTGTCACGGCATTCCCGACGGGCGCGTGTTGGAAGAGGGCGACATCATTGGCGTGGATATCGGCGTGCTGATGAACGGCTTGTACGGCGACGCCTGTTACACCTATACGGTGGGCAACGTGAGCGCCGAGGTTCAGGGCCTGGTCGACACCACCCGTGAAGCCCTCGCCGCTGGCCTGGAAGTGGTGCGTCCCAATGCCCGTACTGGCGATATCGGGCACGCCATCCAGACCCTCGCTGAAGGCCGGGGCTACGGCGTGGTGCGCGAATACACCGGGCACGGCATCGGCAAACGCCTGCACGAAGAACCCACCATCTACCACCACGGCGCACGCTACACGGGCCTGAAACTGCAACCCGGCATGGTCTTTACCATCGAACCCATGATCAATCTGGGCCGCCCCGAAACCCGCCTGCTGCCCGACGGCTGGACGGTCGTCACCGCCGACAAGAAACCCAGCGCCCAATTCGAGCATACGTTGGTGGTCACGGCCAAAGGGCACGAGATTCTGACGCTTTAA
- a CDS encoding DUF4259 domain-containing protein has translation MFSTFELGEAWVRTHGFEGMLTWYPLDMSAYDWAVQTGRFKPKSAFWSKSDLAGFTSASQPHEHFSIDQENLPATQTDQLWHHGPMNVWGTGPFENDAGAAFVQEVVQDGEFALAEAFEVALDPDTVFLAAEEGHRAYAAAAVLAAVLGGETSGMTDAGLRSWVQNADQSELASLQDIARDALERIVGPDSELPDLWEDTADAEAWQAEIERLQSVLE, from the coding sequence GTGTTCTCTACATTTGAACTGGGCGAGGCTTGGGTCAGAACGCATGGCTTTGAAGGAATGTTGACTTGGTATCCGCTGGATATGAGCGCCTACGACTGGGCCGTGCAAACTGGGCGATTTAAGCCCAAGTCTGCGTTCTGGTCTAAAAGCGACCTTGCGGGCTTTACCTCTGCCAGTCAACCACATGAACACTTCTCTATTGACCAAGAGAATCTGCCTGCTACACAAACCGATCAACTCTGGCATCATGGCCCCATGAACGTCTGGGGAACTGGCCCTTTTGAAAACGATGCAGGCGCGGCGTTTGTACAGGAAGTCGTGCAAGACGGCGAATTTGCGTTGGCCGAAGCCTTCGAGGTGGCCCTAGACCCGGATACGGTGTTTTTGGCTGCCGAGGAAGGACACCGTGCCTACGCTGCCGCCGCTGTGCTGGCTGCCGTGCTGGGCGGCGAAACCAGTGGTATGACCGACGCAGGCCTGCGCTCCTGGGTGCAGAATGCCGATCAGTCCGAACTGGCTTCCCTTCAGGACATAGCACGTGACGCCCTGGAGAGAATTGTTGGCCCAGACAGCGAACTCCCTGACCTTTGGGAAGATACTGCCGACGCCGAAGCCTGGCAAGCCGAAATAGAGCGGTTGCAGAGTGTGCTGGAGTAG
- a CDS encoding BMP family protein, with amino-acid sequence MKRTATARIASARRFTSCAVSLALAGAAVGMAQAAPARIIGLAFDVGGIKDGGFNQAAYEGAQRAAKELGLTIKTSQPKKATEIGQGVSPLVRGGSGLVIGVGYANNDAITRTASEFMDSRFAVVDDLPKGKNAVGLRFREQEGSFLAGFLAGKQSSTGIVGFVGGVDVPVIQKFRAGFAAGVKFACPNCRVVTAFVSKTSAGFNDPKAAAVIAASMTKQGVDVIFPAAGGSGQGVVNFIKAQPCIKAANLPAGVKFRSDLFAAIPKSAAYKKLCITAARPLFFIGVDTNQNALGDFDKKAGTLNHGLTSMVKRVDNAVYTIIKEYAEDRPWRGGDRSFGLSNGGVSVAIDASNRALIPAALETSLKKVEQLITDGVIKVPTQ; translated from the coding sequence ATGAAACGCACTGCCACCGCCCGTATTGCCTCCGCTCGCCGCTTTACCAGTTGCGCCGTCTCTCTTGCTCTGGCTGGGGCCGCGGTTGGTATGGCTCAGGCCGCGCCCGCCCGGATCATTGGCCTCGCCTTCGACGTGGGCGGCATCAAAGACGGTGGATTTAACCAGGCGGCTTACGAGGGAGCGCAGCGGGCGGCCAAAGAACTCGGGCTGACCATCAAAACCTCGCAGCCTAAAAAGGCCACCGAGATCGGTCAGGGCGTGTCTCCGTTGGTTCGGGGCGGATCGGGACTGGTGATCGGCGTAGGCTACGCCAACAACGACGCGATTACCCGCACGGCCTCCGAGTTTATGGACAGCCGTTTTGCCGTGGTGGACGACCTGCCCAAAGGCAAAAATGCCGTGGGCCTGCGCTTCCGCGAGCAGGAAGGGAGCTTTTTGGCGGGCTTTTTGGCAGGCAAGCAGAGCAGCACCGGCATCGTGGGGTTTGTGGGCGGTGTCGATGTGCCCGTGATCCAGAAGTTCCGCGCAGGCTTCGCGGCGGGCGTGAAATTCGCCTGCCCCAATTGCCGCGTCGTCACAGCCTTCGTGTCCAAAACCAGCGCCGGATTCAATGACCCCAAAGCCGCCGCCGTGATTGCGGCCAGCATGACCAAACAGGGCGTGGACGTGATTTTCCCGGCAGCGGGAGGCAGCGGTCAGGGCGTGGTGAATTTCATCAAGGCGCAGCCGTGCATCAAGGCGGCCAATCTGCCTGCGGGCGTGAAGTTCAGAAGTGACCTGTTTGCCGCCATTCCCAAGAGTGCGGCGTACAAAAAGCTGTGCATCACCGCCGCACGCCCGCTGTTTTTTATTGGTGTAGACACCAACCAGAACGCGCTGGGAGACTTTGACAAGAAGGCGGGCACGCTGAATCACGGTCTGACCAGCATGGTGAAACGTGTGGACAATGCCGTGTATACCATCATCAAGGAATACGCCGAAGACCGTCCGTGGCGCGGCGGCGACCGCTCGTTCGGCCTCAGCAACGGCGGCGTCAGCGTGGCTATTGATGCTTCCAACCGCGCCCTGATTCCGGCGGCTCTGGAGACCAGCCTGAAGAAAGTGGAGCAGCTGATTACAGACGGAGTGATTAAGGTGCCGACCCAGTAA
- a CDS encoding ABC transporter permease produces MLTLRRFFATLGPGVLWLAMFLIVPIAIMFGYSLLTRTDLAQVGGPLTLESWGRVFGYDALFREWVPDNLRVLGRSVLIAGFSTLLCILMGYPLAFYIARQPARRKSFLLLLLIIPFWTNFLIRVYAWILILRPFDLVPSLTATFLGMVYAFLPFFVLPVYSSVEKVDWRLLEAAQDLGASPVKAFMAAVFPQTLPGLIAGILLTFIPALGTFVVSDILGGAKTALIGNLVQNQFGQAGDWPYGSALSFLLMGAVLVGLWLYARSAGQKGLEELI; encoded by the coding sequence ATGCTGACGCTCAGGCGCTTTTTTGCCACGCTCGGCCCCGGTGTGCTGTGGCTGGCGATGTTCCTGATCGTGCCCATAGCCATCATGTTCGGCTATTCACTGCTGACCCGCACCGATCTGGCGCAGGTGGGCGGCCCACTCACGCTGGAAAGCTGGGGCCGCGTGTTCGGCTACGACGCCCTGTTCCGCGAATGGGTGCCAGATAACCTGCGCGTGCTGGGGCGCAGTGTCCTGATCGCCGGATTCTCCACGCTGCTCTGCATCCTGATGGGCTACCCGCTGGCCTTCTACATTGCCCGCCAACCCGCACGGCGCAAAAGCTTTTTGCTGCTGCTGCTGATTATCCCGTTCTGGACAAACTTCCTGATCCGTGTATATGCCTGGATTCTGATCCTGCGCCCCTTCGACTTGGTTCCCAGTCTCACCGCTACTTTTTTGGGCATGGTCTACGCCTTCTTGCCCTTCTTCGTACTGCCCGTGTATTCCAGCGTGGAAAAGGTAGACTGGCGCTTGCTGGAAGCCGCCCAAGACCTCGGTGCGTCGCCCGTGAAGGCGTTTATGGCCGCCGTATTTCCACAAACTTTACCCGGACTCATCGCGGGAATCCTGCTCACCTTTATTCCGGCCCTCGGCACCTTCGTGGTCAGCGACATTCTGGGCGGCGCAAAAACGGCCCTGATCGGCAACCTCGTGCAAAACCAGTTCGGGCAGGCCGGAGACTGGCCCTACGGCTCGGCCCTCAGTTTTCTGCTGATGGGCGCGGTGTTGGTGGGCCTGTGGCTGTATGCACGGTCAGCAGGGCAGAAGGGTTTGGAGGAGTTGATATGA
- a CDS encoding ABC transporter permease, whose translation MIRRTHPALSAWAWLVYGFLYLPILVLIIFSFNDSKFGATWAGFTTKWYGVLLAREDVREALTNTLLVALSSTLISTVLGTLVGLGLWRYSTRFRLPLTFLLVTPIVIPDVVMGVSLLMFYSLVRGGLELTGWTFENGFWTVMFAHVTFQISYVALTVRSRLAGYDRSLEEAARDLGASSVQSFLRVILPLALPGVLAGALLAFTLSLDDFVVTYFTSGSGFRTLPVLIYTSVKKGVTPDINALSTLLVLFTVVAIVAANAIMRPRAGRGGDS comes from the coding sequence ATGATCCGCCGTACCCACCCTGCGCTTTCCGCGTGGGCGTGGCTGGTCTACGGCTTCCTTTACCTGCCCATCCTTGTCCTGATCATCTTTTCCTTCAACGATTCCAAATTCGGCGCGACCTGGGCGGGCTTTACGACCAAGTGGTACGGCGTGTTGCTGGCCCGCGAAGATGTGCGCGAGGCGCTGACCAATACGCTGCTCGTGGCGCTGTCCAGCACGCTCATCAGCACGGTATTGGGCACGCTGGTCGGGCTGGGGCTGTGGCGCTATTCCACCCGCTTCCGGCTGCCGCTCACGTTCCTGCTGGTCACGCCCATCGTCATTCCCGATGTGGTCATGGGCGTGTCGCTGCTGATGTTCTATTCGTTGGTGCGCGGCGGCCTGGAACTCACCGGCTGGACGTTCGAAAACGGCTTCTGGACGGTCATGTTCGCCCACGTCACCTTTCAGATCAGCTATGTAGCTCTGACCGTGCGCTCGCGCTTGGCAGGCTACGACCGCTCGCTGGAAGAAGCCGCCCGCGATCTGGGTGCAAGTTCGGTGCAGTCCTTCCTGCGCGTGATTTTGCCGCTGGCCCTGCCCGGCGTGCTGGCAGGGGCACTCTTGGCCTTTACCCTCAGCCTCGACGATTTCGTGGTCACGTATTTTACCAGCGGGTCGGGCTTCCGCACCCTGCCTGTGCTGATCTACACCAGTGTCAAAAAGGGCGTGACACCTGATATCAATGCGTTGAGTACGTTGCTGGTGCTGTTTACGGTGGTGGCGATTGTTGCGGCCAATGCCATCATGCGACCGCGTGCAGGCCGGGGAGGAGACTCGTGA
- a CDS encoding BMP family protein: MKTLPSGRRAVLSFSLLLCGSLAASAPAVPSVMLLFDPAGRADNAINQSASDGLDRVVRDSGIAFGSNAVADADDALTQIRDAAKANTVVVAVGGISVGALTKIAKEFPKVKFIGVDSLPSGLNTAGLRFREHEGGFLAGALAGKATSTQIVAVVGAGNDPVTVKYRAGFTAGVKFVCGKCSVLTANVTKPNDTFGATTLAKGLFAKGADIVLAAAGSSSRGVVSAAGTVECLNAKTLPKGVTFKSDVFKVVPRSGTYKDTCKGDTRPVFAIGTESNMNRYGDTDIDATTLNHTLTSVVKRADNAVYAILSDIAAGRPWRPGERGFALQNGGIELVIEKTNRALITPQMEKDLGKIQKLVTDGVIKVPMQ; the protein is encoded by the coding sequence ATGAAGACATTGCCTTCTGGCCGCCGTGCTGTCCTGAGTTTTTCCCTTCTTCTGTGCGGCAGCCTTGCCGCCTCTGCCCCCGCCGTGCCCAGCGTCATGCTGCTGTTCGATCCGGCGGGGCGGGCCGACAACGCCATCAACCAGAGCGCCTCGGACGGCCTAGACCGTGTGGTGCGCGACAGCGGCATTGCCTTCGGCTCCAACGCAGTTGCGGATGCCGACGATGCGTTGACTCAGATTCGGGACGCGGCCAAAGCCAATACGGTGGTGGTCGCGGTGGGCGGCATCAGCGTGGGTGCACTGACCAAGATCGCCAAAGAGTTTCCTAAGGTCAAATTCATTGGCGTAGACAGCCTACCCAGCGGCCTGAACACGGCGGGCCTGCGTTTCCGCGAGCATGAGGGCGGGTTCCTGGCGGGCGCGTTGGCGGGCAAAGCCACCAGCACCCAAATCGTGGCCGTGGTCGGCGCGGGCAACGATCCGGTCACCGTCAAGTACCGCGCAGGCTTTACCGCAGGCGTGAAGTTCGTGTGCGGCAAATGCAGCGTGCTGACGGCCAACGTGACCAAGCCCAACGATACCTTCGGGGCCACGACCCTCGCCAAAGGGCTGTTTGCCAAAGGAGCCGATATCGTGCTGGCCGCCGCCGGAAGCAGCAGCCGGGGCGTGGTCAGTGCGGCGGGCACCGTGGAATGTCTGAATGCCAAGACCCTGCCCAAAGGCGTGACCTTCAAAAGCGACGTGTTCAAGGTTGTGCCCCGCAGCGGCACTTACAAAGATACCTGCAAGGGCGACACCCGGCCCGTGTTTGCTATCGGCACCGAAAGCAATATGAACCGCTACGGCGATACCGACATCGACGCCACCACCCTCAATCACACCCTGACCAGCGTGGTCAAGCGGGCCGACAACGCCGTGTACGCCATCCTGAGTGACATTGCAGCGGGCAGGCCCTGGCGTCCCGGCGAACGCGGCTTTGCCCTGCAAAACGGCGGCATAGAACTGGTGATCGAAAAGACCAACCGCGCCCTGATCACGCCTCAGATGGAAAAAGACCTCGGCAAAATTCAGAAATTGGTGACGGACGGAGTCATCAAGGTTCCGATGCAGTAA